Proteins encoded in a region of the Candidatus Woesearchaeota archaeon genome:
- a CDS encoding winged helix DNA-binding protein encodes MVKPKKIFNVFFREKPALMLIHLLQKNGDVYASSLAKSVDCTYSHVVKVLQDMQRAGLVTFEKRGRLKVLLLTKKGIDVATLIDKVVTTL; translated from the coding sequence ATGGTAAAACCAAAAAAAATATTTAATGTATTCTTTCGTGAAAAGCCAGCATTAATGCTGATTCATCTCTTACAAAAGAATGGTGATGTGTATGCATCATCATTAGCGAAGAGTGTTGACTGTACGTATAGCCACGTGGTTAAAGTTTTGCAAGATATGCAACGTGCAGGTCTTGTAACATTCGAGAAACGTGGTCGATTAAAGGTGTTGCTTCTTACTAAAAAAGGAATAGATGTGGCAACACTCATTGACAAAGTTGTTACCACATTATAA